A portion of the Bulleidia sp. zg-1006 genome contains these proteins:
- a CDS encoding kinase to dihydroxyacetone kinase: MEPLEFKFDTQLLIDGENLDEDEIDEYITENFEGDSLLVVGDDTLIKIHFHTNRPWEILAYGQSIGDIYDVVVENMERQQNGLKG, from the coding sequence ATGGAACCATTAGAATTTAAATTTGATACACAATTATTAATCGATGGCGAAAATCTTGATGAAGATGAAATTGATGAATATATTACCGAAAATTTTGAAGGAGATAGTTTATTAGTGGTAGGTGATGATACTTTAATTAAGATTCATTTCCACACCAATCGTCCTTGGGAAATTTTGGCATATGGTCAATCCATTGGTGACATCTATGATGTGGTTGTCGAAAATATGGAGCGCCAACAAAATGGTTTAAAGGGTTAA
- a CDS encoding cation:proton antiporter, with the protein MEYLFNLAMILFVAKLLSVGAKKLNLPEVVGMIFAGLLLGPSGFSLVKETDFIDKVAEIGVILLMFEAGLETDLKQLKETGLKSTLIACAGVFVPVLLGTVLFMCFYGFGPFGSEAMLKGLFVGTIMAATSVSITVAVLKELGVLTGKVGTTITGAAIIDDVIGIVVLTLVMSMKDTSTNVGIVILKATLFFALAIGLGIIIYRTFAWLSARYSKQRRISIASLVYCLIMAYMAETYFGIADITGAYVAGVVLCNLDDSAYIERRIEISSYMIFAPVFFASIGLKTSFHSMNLTLFLFSIAFVLASMLGKVIGCGGTARLLGFNQKESLQIGSGMMARGEVALITAQKGLAIGLLTSEFFTPVIFLILVSSFVTPIALKKLFGSKA; encoded by the coding sequence ATGGAATACTTATTTAATCTAGCGATGATTTTATTCGTAGCAAAGTTATTGAGTGTTGGTGCTAAGAAATTAAACCTCCCGGAAGTGGTGGGCATGATTTTTGCGGGTTTATTATTGGGACCATCCGGTTTTTCACTTGTGAAGGAAACGGATTTCATTGATAAAGTAGCGGAAATTGGTGTCATTTTATTGATGTTTGAGGCCGGTTTGGAAACGGATTTAAAACAATTAAAGGAAACGGGATTGAAGTCCACTTTGATTGCCTGTGCCGGTGTTTTTGTGCCAGTACTTTTGGGAACCGTCTTATTCATGTGTTTTTATGGTTTTGGTCCTTTTGGTTCAGAAGCTATGTTGAAGGGATTGTTTGTAGGAACGATTATGGCAGCCACTTCAGTTTCCATTACGGTAGCGGTCTTAAAAGAGTTGGGAGTTTTAACTGGAAAGGTTGGGACGACGATTACGGGTGCCGCTATTATTGATGATGTGATTGGGATTGTGGTTTTAACACTTGTTATGAGCATGAAAGACACAAGTACAAATGTCGGGATTGTTATTTTGAAAGCCACCTTATTCTTTGCGTTAGCAATTGGGTTAGGTATTATTATCTACCGAACATTTGCGTGGCTGTCAGCTCGTTATTCCAAACAAAGAAGAATTTCCATCGCTTCACTTGTGTATTGCTTAATCATGGCGTATATGGCGGAAACGTATTTTGGTATTGCGGATATTACCGGTGCTTATGTGGCAGGTGTGGTGCTTTGTAACTTAGATGATTCCGCTTATATTGAAAGAAGGATTGAAATTAGCTCTTACATGATTTTTGCGCCAGTTTTCTTTGCGAGCATTGGTTTAAAGACAAGCTTTCATTCAATGAATTTAACTTTATTTTTATTCTCCATTGCTTTTGTGCTTGCATCCATGCTTGGAAAAGTGATTGGTTGTGGTGGGACCGCTCGTTTGTTAGGCTTTAATCAAAAAGAATCCCTACAAATTGGTTCGGGTATGATGGCTCGAGGAGAAGTGGCTTTGATTACGGCACAAAAAGGATTAGCGATTGGTTTATTAACATCTGAATTTTTTACGCCGGTGATTTTCTTAATCTTAGTTAGTTCCTTTGTGACACCAATTGCATTAAAGAAGCTTTTTGGCTCAAAGGCTTAG
- a CDS encoding transposase family protein, which yields MINDSISSIIALKNDEVEYCKEVISKKNNKDVHTFHVRLVNHGGRCPKCGTFSEKVKAYRERTIKHSIFLQDTCTIKYSARRFIWTGCHSTFYEDNPFQKQYKAFSDKKVPVSVTTVMSIFDEHVQPERNILSTSIALDVFYFSRKARKKYALMILSLDKGYIIDILPNREKNSLAYMCFHNSKVCVDPFHVLKLINKALDELPH from the coding sequence ATGATTAACGATTCAATTAGTTCTATCATCGCTCTTAAAAATGATGAAGTAGAATACTGTAAAGAGGTAATATCTAAAAAGAATAATAAAGATGTACACACCTTCCATGTACGCTTAGTAAACCACGGAGGTAGATGCCCTAAGTGTGGCACCTTCTCCGAAAAAGTTAAAGCATACAGAGAAAGAACCATCAAACACTCTATCTTTCTCCAAGATACTTGTACTATTAAATACTCTGCTAGAAGATTTATATGGACCGGCTGCCATTCCACCTTTTATGAAGATAATCCCTTCCAAAAACAGTATAAAGCTTTCTCTGATAAAAAAGTTCCTGTATCGGTTACTACTGTAATGTCTATCTTTGATGAACACGTTCAACCGGAAAGGAATATTCTTTCTACTAGTATCGCTTTAGATGTGTTCTATTTCTCTAGGAAAGCTAGGAAGAAATATGCCCTTATGATACTTAGTTTAGACAAAGGTTATATCATCGATATTCTTCCTAACAGGGAGAAGAACTCATTGGCTTATATGTGTTTTCATAATTCCAAGGTATGTGTCGATCCTTTCCATGTACTAAAACTGATTAATAAAGCTTTAGATGAACTGCCCCATTGA
- a CDS encoding ThiF family adenylyltransferase, with protein MNEELFQRTAFLVGQERMHILHQKHICVFGVGGVGGHTIDALVRSGIGEISIVDHDCVTLSNINRQYVATINTKDCLKVDIMKQHLLAINPDIKVHTYPLFYLPENADEFPLHDFDYIIDAIDTVSAKVELISRAKENSIPIVSAMGCGNRLDPTKVQIDDLFQVTHDSLAKVMRHELRKKGIFSLDVVHSIEAPIKPNYFGETLNLKKKPPGSSAFVPSVAGITLAYFVITKL; from the coding sequence ATGAACGAAGAATTATTTCAAAGAACCGCCTTCCTTGTTGGTCAAGAGCGAATGCATATCTTGCATCAGAAACATATTTGTGTTTTCGGCGTAGGCGGTGTTGGGGGGCATACGATTGATGCTTTAGTGCGTAGTGGTATTGGTGAAATTTCTATTGTTGACCACGATTGTGTAACATTAAGCAATATCAATCGTCAGTACGTTGCTACAATCAATACAAAAGATTGTCTTAAAGTAGACATCATGAAACAACATTTATTGGCTATCAATCCAGATATAAAAGTACATACTTACCCCTTGTTTTATTTACCTGAAAACGCAGACGAATTTCCTTTACATGATTTTGATTACATCATTGATGCAATTGATACGGTGTCTGCCAAAGTAGAATTGATTTCACGGGCTAAAGAAAATAGCATTCCTATTGTCTCTGCCATGGGCTGTGGTAATCGCTTAGATCCAACAAAAGTTCAAATTGACGATTTATTTCAAGTCACTCACGATTCTTTAGCGAAAGTGATGCGCCATGAATTGCGTAAAAAGGGTATTTTTTCTCTGGATGTTGTTCATAGTATAGAGGCACCCATCAAACCGAATTATTTTGGTGAAACATTGAATTTAAAAAAGAAGCCACCTGGTTCTTCTGCCTTTGTGCCTTCGGTAGCCGGTATTACTTTGGCGTATTTTGTTATCACAAAATTATAA
- a CDS encoding aminoacyl-tRNA deacylase encodes MNMVKKEKKTNAQRMLDQNEIGYVNHEFDVDEKVLDYQTSNNHENVYKTLVTQANTKEYFVFMVQVDQTLDLKKAAKVAGVKKIEMLAQKDLLALTGYVHGGCSPVGMKKKFPTFIGESCLKHDKILCSGGRVGLLVEVNRKALLEYIGVKVADVEIG; translated from the coding sequence ATGAATATGGTTAAGAAAGAAAAAAAGACCAATGCACAACGCATGTTAGACCAAAATGAGATTGGGTATGTCAATCATGAATTTGATGTGGATGAAAAGGTTTTAGATTATCAAACTTCAAATAATCATGAAAATGTATATAAAACATTGGTAACACAGGCAAATACAAAAGAATACTTTGTGTTTATGGTACAAGTAGACCAAACATTGGATTTGAAAAAAGCGGCTAAAGTAGCAGGCGTGAAAAAAATTGAAATGTTGGCACAAAAAGATTTATTGGCTTTAACAGGTTATGTTCATGGTGGATGTTCACCCGTTGGTATGAAGAAAAAATTTCCTACTTTCATTGGCGAAAGTTGTTTAAAGCATGATAAAATTCTTTGCTCTGGTGGAAGAGTCGGATTGCTTGTCGAGGTGAATCGAAAGGCTTTGTTGGAATACATTGGCGTAAAAGTTGCAGATGTTGAAATCGGATAA
- a CDS encoding murein hydrolase activator EnvC, protein MKKNWVTIIIFSMMVCLGTIRVQAEPSYDDTAYWTEKCSKAVPRASDVKACKAFRAHLASKSDDLNKQLKDIASKRSEILKNISEYQKLIDDYANQSKEVQAKIGELSQKIRGFEQQINDIQKNIDDLMIKIADKQKIIDEIKGKLKKRMVEKQPTMRMNSLVELLLGAKSFDEILRILSGLDAIAKSDQKAHSEFLTAVEELNKEKADLGKQKGDLETAKTNLDVQKKALNVQAEKIMALKARAEVVQDAYESQSAQLEAQGNTIAGDIASIKKKMASITTRLEQVPETNPHNTNPSNINTASGWVRPVNGAYRSAGTWYYSGGGVHLGYDFAAAVGTPVLAVGNGVILKSADGCPTIGGIGSGCGPSNGGSYGGGNQVYLLTKINGNLYAIKYLHLQQGSPIATGTIVMAGQQIGLLGSSGNSSGPHCHIEVFYLGNSSNFASYAQSWNGDLAFGAGWGHAALANTCSSRGGRAPCRLRPESFFGGE, encoded by the coding sequence ATGAAGAAAAATTGGGTAACAATTATAATCTTTTCAATGATGGTTTGCTTGGGTACTATTCGTGTACAGGCAGAGCCGAGTTACGATGATACAGCGTATTGGACAGAGAAGTGCAGCAAAGCGGTTCCAAGAGCGAGTGATGTGAAAGCTTGCAAAGCATTCCGTGCTCATTTGGCTTCAAAATCAGATGATTTGAATAAACAATTAAAAGATATTGCCTCAAAACGCTCAGAAATCTTAAAGAATATTTCAGAATACCAAAAATTAATCGATGATTATGCGAATCAATCAAAGGAAGTGCAGGCTAAGATTGGTGAATTATCACAAAAGATTAGAGGTTTTGAGCAACAAATCAACGATATTCAAAAAAATATTGATGACCTTATGATTAAAATTGCGGATAAGCAAAAGATAATTGATGAAATCAAAGGGAAATTAAAGAAGCGTATGGTTGAAAAACAACCAACCATGCGTATGAATAGCCTTGTGGAATTACTTTTGGGAGCAAAATCGTTTGATGAAATTTTACGTATCTTAAGTGGTTTGGATGCGATTGCTAAAAGTGATCAAAAAGCACATAGTGAGTTCTTAACGGCTGTTGAAGAATTAAACAAAGAAAAAGCAGATTTAGGCAAACAAAAAGGAGATTTAGAAACAGCGAAAACCAATTTGGATGTGCAAAAGAAAGCTTTGAACGTTCAAGCGGAAAAGATTATGGCTTTAAAAGCGAGAGCGGAAGTGGTTCAAGATGCTTATGAAAGCCAATCAGCTCAATTAGAAGCGCAAGGAAATACGATTGCTGGTGATATTGCAAGCATCAAGAAGAAGATGGCTAGTATTACCACTCGTTTGGAGCAAGTTCCAGAAACGAATCCACATAACACAAACCCAAGTAATATCAATACCGCCAGTGGTTGGGTTAGACCGGTGAATGGAGCGTATCGTTCAGCTGGTACTTGGTATTATTCCGGTGGCGGTGTTCATTTGGGTTATGACTTTGCGGCGGCGGTAGGTACTCCTGTTTTAGCTGTTGGTAATGGTGTTATTCTAAAATCGGCAGATGGTTGTCCGACGATTGGTGGAATTGGTAGTGGTTGTGGTCCAAGTAATGGTGGTTCTTATGGTGGTGGTAATCAAGTTTACCTATTAACTAAAATCAATGGAAATTTATATGCCATCAAGTATTTGCATCTGCAACAGGGTTCGCCAATTGCTACAGGTACAATTGTGATGGCCGGTCAACAGATTGGTCTTCTTGGTTCATCGGGTAATTCTTCCGGTCCACATTGTCACATTGAAGTCTTTTATTTAGGAAATTCAAGTAATTTCGCAAGCTATGCGCAAAGCTGGAATGGTGATTTAGCCTTTGGGGCCGGTTGGGGTCATGCGGCGTTAGCAAATACTTGCAGTAGCCGTGGTGGTCGTGCCCCTTGTCGCTTACGACCAGAGAGTTTCTTTGGTGGAGAATAA
- a CDS encoding peptidoglycan bridge formation glycyltransferase FemA/FemB family protein produces MIYKQMEDVQQFDAFVQSHPYSHFQKTAMWGEFIQKTEHSPYHMLGFYNNQNELVATALILVKKTLFGHYLYVPKGPCVDYKDQKLTNQVLTLLKEYTKKNRALFMTIDPNVLRMERDIKGNKIEHGENNEFVTEYINQIGFKHRGYTYAYDGSFSNRFTLITKLDEPIETIFKGFSTLRKRSIKKNHKFHLYTVEADRSEIQEFVRLEDDLGKTKEVIRHPLSFYEAIYDAFAGHVHFYKTILPMESYLSVLLDKTKSDNPKEASSALKHYQEALKLQKEKGNNPILAVGMIFDDGHVSYGKYYYRDHAIESLSPLDSLLFHAIQQARNNGHKAFDFLGFGGLTTPHDWDIGYSLYQYKHQWNATFIEDIGQFDYVLNPTGKRALELSNKIKRKLQTLFIKLHK; encoded by the coding sequence ATGATTTATAAACAAATGGAAGATGTTCAACAGTTCGATGCATTTGTCCAAAGCCATCCTTATTCCCACTTTCAAAAAACAGCTATGTGGGGTGAATTTATTCAAAAAACAGAACACAGCCCCTATCATATGCTAGGGTTTTATAACAATCAAAATGAATTAGTTGCGACCGCTTTAATCTTGGTTAAAAAAACATTGTTCGGTCATTACCTTTATGTTCCAAAAGGACCATGTGTTGATTACAAAGATCAAAAATTAACCAATCAGGTTCTTACTTTATTGAAAGAATATACCAAAAAAAATCGTGCTCTTTTTATGACCATTGACCCCAATGTACTACGCATGGAAAGAGATATCAAGGGCAATAAAATTGAACATGGTGAAAATAATGAATTTGTTACAGAGTATATCAATCAAATCGGTTTTAAGCATCGTGGTTATACGTATGCTTATGATGGTTCCTTCTCCAATCGTTTTACCTTAATCACCAAATTAGATGAACCAATTGAAACTATTTTTAAAGGCTTTAGCACGCTACGGAAAAGAAGTATTAAGAAAAACCATAAGTTTCATTTATACACAGTAGAAGCCGATCGAAGTGAAATCCAAGAATTTGTTCGTTTAGAGGATGATTTAGGAAAAACCAAAGAAGTCATTCGTCATCCACTTTCTTTCTACGAAGCAATTTATGATGCTTTTGCGGGACATGTTCACTTTTACAAAACTATTTTACCGATGGAAAGCTATCTTTCCGTCCTGCTTGATAAAACAAAGTCTGATAATCCAAAGGAAGCCTCCAGTGCCTTGAAGCATTACCAAGAAGCTTTAAAATTGCAAAAAGAAAAAGGGAACAATCCCATCTTAGCGGTAGGTATGATTTTTGATGATGGTCATGTCAGTTATGGAAAATATTATTATCGTGATCATGCCATCGAAAGCTTAAGTCCTTTGGATTCTTTGCTATTCCACGCCATCCAACAAGCCAGAAATAATGGGCATAAGGCTTTTGACTTTCTAGGCTTTGGTGGACTAACAACTCCACATGATTGGGATATTGGTTACTCTCTTTATCAATACAAGCATCAATGGAACGCAACTTTCATTGAAGATATTGGGCAATTTGACTATGTTTTAAATCCAACCGGAAAAAGAGCTCTCGAATTATCCAATAAGATCAAACGAAAGCTACAAACCTTATTTATTAAGCTACATAAATAA
- a CDS encoding YitT family protein, which produces MDRKVIKNLIFVVIGTFLLTVSVQFFILPYHILSGGVAGLAVAFNPFFHIDETLFANVLVLVLFVIGAWTLGKEFAINTMVSSLLYPVFNGLLSHIALSVEIPTILASFYAGLIGGAGIGLVMRTGASTGGMDVPPLIVHKYFGVKVSTLVIITDGLTVLLGVAAYGLSAALIGLVSVFSAAAAIDRVLSYGQGSRAKSVQIISEHWEEIVLEVSQRLKRSATVIQSTGGFTKEVKPMVLCAVSDKQYSTLMAIINEIDDKAFVITTDASDMHGEGFTYPSVGI; this is translated from the coding sequence GTGGATAGAAAAGTGATTAAAAACTTAATATTTGTTGTGATTGGGACATTTTTATTGACAGTTTCCGTCCAATTTTTTATCTTGCCTTATCACATTCTTTCTGGTGGAGTAGCCGGTTTAGCAGTAGCGTTTAACCCTTTTTTCCACATTGATGAAACCCTTTTTGCGAATGTGTTAGTGTTGGTTTTATTTGTGATAGGGGCTTGGACTTTAGGGAAAGAATTTGCGATTAATACAATGGTTAGTTCTTTATTGTATCCTGTGTTCAATGGCTTGTTATCGCATATTGCATTGTCTGTTGAAATACCAACAATTTTAGCTTCTTTTTACGCCGGTTTAATTGGTGGAGCCGGAATTGGTCTTGTAATGCGAACCGGAGCCAGTACAGGTGGAATGGATGTACCACCATTAATTGTGCATAAATATTTTGGTGTTAAGGTTTCGACTTTGGTGATTATTACCGATGGACTAACTGTTTTATTAGGAGTTGCGGCGTATGGTTTATCGGCCGCCTTAATCGGTTTGGTTTCCGTTTTTTCTGCTGCCGCGGCGATTGATAGAGTCTTGAGCTATGGACAAGGTTCCAGAGCGAAGTCAGTGCAGATTATTTCAGAACATTGGGAAGAAATTGTTTTGGAGGTTTCACAACGTTTAAAGCGTTCGGCAACGGTGATTCAAAGTACTGGCGGATTTACAAAAGAAGTGAAACCGATGGTTTTGTGTGCAGTATCTGATAAACAATATAGTACATTGATGGCAATCATCAATGAAATTGATGATAAAGCCTTTGTGATTACTACAGATGCTTCAGATATGCATGGCGAAGGATTTACATATCCTTCTGTGGGAATTTAA
- the ftsE gene encoding cell division ATP-binding protein FtsE encodes MIECKSVYKRYKSGTNALYDVNLNIDQGEFVYIIGPTGSGKSTLIKMFNAEEVPTKGDIKMIGINVGKLRRRQIPLFRRNIGVVFQDYKLLPAKTVSENVAYALEVIGMRKHQIQVRVKEVLSVVGLEDKGDSFPKQLSGGQQQRVAIARAIANRPKVLVADEPTGNLDPTKSDEIMELLKRINKLYGSTVLMVTHDLTIVNKYRNRTIVLEHGHVVADLKEGGYVRHDQ; translated from the coding sequence ATGATTGAATGTAAGAGTGTCTATAAACGCTATAAAAGTGGCACAAATGCTCTTTATGATGTCAATTTAAACATTGATCAGGGGGAATTTGTTTATATTATTGGTCCAACCGGTTCGGGAAAATCAACGTTGATTAAGATGTTTAATGCTGAAGAAGTACCGACAAAAGGGGATATTAAAATGATTGGTATCAATGTTGGTAAATTAAGAAGACGCCAAATTCCTTTGTTTCGAAGAAATATTGGGGTTGTTTTCCAAGATTATAAATTATTACCAGCTAAGACCGTTAGTGAAAATGTGGCTTATGCTTTAGAAGTAATTGGTATGCGTAAACATCAAATTCAAGTGCGTGTTAAAGAAGTCTTATCTGTTGTTGGTTTAGAGGATAAGGGTGATTCTTTTCCGAAGCAATTGTCCGGTGGTCAACAACAGCGTGTCGCTATTGCCAGAGCGATTGCTAATCGTCCTAAAGTATTGGTGGCAGATGAACCAACAGGTAATTTAGACCCTACTAAGTCGGATGAAATCATGGAATTATTGAAACGCATTAATAAGCTATATGGCTCCACTGTATTGATGGTTACTCATGATTTAACGATTGTGAATAAGTATCGTAATCGTACGATAGTTTTAGAACATGGTCATGTGGTGGCTGACTTGAAGGAAGGAGGCTATGTTCGTCATGATCAGTAG
- the ftsX gene encoding permease-like cell division protein FtsX → MISRPFKEGISGVGRHWAMSISSALAVTITLIIISLISILSINLQSFTKSIENTVQISVQVAYEAEGNEANIKNQILAIDGVAKVNFSSKAQELEYYLNSFDDEKTRKIFEPFKEENPMHDSFYVEAKSGNKIESIAKEIRKIKGIYSVNYGGQSTITLVTAMNGIRRSGLILGAGLGILAIFLIQNTIRLTIFSRQDEITIMKNVGATNHFIRSPFLIEGMLIGIMGSIIPIALTAWSYIYIYNRTNGILLSSLFRLYKPNPFVVYVSLALAAVGMGVGLVGSFISVNRYLRQHR, encoded by the coding sequence ATGATCAGTAGACCTTTTAAAGAAGGCATTAGTGGTGTAGGACGCCATTGGGCTATGTCTATTTCTTCTGCTTTAGCAGTAACGATTACATTGATTATCATTAGTTTGATTTCTATTTTATCGATAAATTTACAATCTTTTACTAAATCTATTGAAAATACAGTTCAAATCTCGGTTCAAGTGGCTTATGAAGCAGAAGGCAATGAAGCAAACATTAAAAATCAAATTCTAGCGATTGATGGTGTTGCAAAAGTGAACTTTTCTTCCAAAGCACAAGAATTGGAATATTATTTGAATTCTTTCGATGATGAGAAAACAAGGAAGATTTTTGAACCATTTAAGGAAGAAAATCCAATGCACGATTCCTTCTATGTTGAAGCAAAGTCGGGTAATAAGATTGAATCTATTGCGAAAGAAATTCGTAAGATTAAAGGTATTTATTCGGTTAACTATGGTGGTCAAAGTACCATTACCTTAGTAACGGCAATGAACGGGATTCGTCGTTCCGGTTTGATTTTAGGAGCCGGTCTTGGTATCTTAGCTATCTTCTTAATTCAAAATACGATTCGTTTGACCATCTTCTCACGTCAAGATGAAATTACGATTATGAAAAACGTCGGGGCAACTAATCATTTCATTCGTAGCCCATTCTTGATAGAAGGAATGTTGATAGGAATTATGGGGTCGATTATCCCAATTGCTCTGACGGCTTGGTCCTATATTTACATTTATAATCGAACCAACGGTATTTTATTATCGAGTTTATTCCGATTATACAAACCAAATCCATTTGTGGTTTATGTGTCCTTGGCTTTAGCGGCCGTGGGAATGGGCGTTGGTTTGGTTGGTTCTTTTATTTCTGTGAACCGTTATTTACGACAACATCGTTGA
- a CDS encoding S41 family peptidase, with protein sequence MKDLEKSNTKLIPLQKHVFQEEALQKSLRKEKKLKNILFVSIIISLILGYVAGSILPSQGLNQLRNRLQEGQVISDNKINAVLDIMKKNWFFGKDISNLSSRLEDQALKGITSNKEDDHTEYMTKEEVVAFNNQLKRQYVGIGIQYLKSNEKILVQKVFRNSPAEKAGVQVGDLISKVNGTSLEGKTVNETRDLVRGKEGTKIVLEVQRGSKIISLQVTRGPVLASTYGKIINDTTAYLELFQFGESTHVELKPYLDEFEKKGVTKLIVDLRDNGGGYLTTLKDIASYFLSPKTTVMEQVYSDGSREVIRTSGKPYKNFKQIVLLVNENTASASEVLTLALKEQRKDVTVIGTKTYGKGTVQVSRAFRDGSAIKYTTSKWVSPKGEWINKKGIEPDIKTDVPEVLRTAQPNLKEGDVLKVDSVSPVTKYAQEALAYLGYQPGRRDGYFSEQMRKAILKFQEKEGLETTGAINRKTYNAIVSRMVYVYNTDKSKDKAYQKALEVLHG encoded by the coding sequence ATGAAAGACTTAGAAAAATCAAATACGAAATTAATCCCTCTTCAGAAACATGTTTTTCAAGAAGAGGCTTTACAAAAATCCTTGCGAAAAGAAAAGAAGTTAAAAAATATCCTATTTGTATCAATTATTATCTCTTTAATTTTAGGTTATGTGGCAGGTTCTATTTTACCTTCACAAGGCTTAAATCAATTAAGGAATAGACTTCAAGAAGGACAAGTTATTTCGGATAATAAGATTAATGCTGTTTTAGATATCATGAAAAAAAATTGGTTTTTTGGGAAGGATATTTCTAATCTTTCTTCTCGTTTGGAAGACCAAGCTTTAAAAGGTATCACGAGTAATAAAGAAGATGACCATACGGAATACATGACGAAAGAAGAAGTGGTTGCCTTTAATAATCAACTGAAAAGACAGTATGTAGGTATTGGTATTCAATACCTAAAAAGCAATGAAAAAATTCTAGTTCAAAAAGTTTTCCGTAATTCTCCGGCTGAAAAAGCAGGGGTTCAGGTGGGTGATTTAATCAGTAAGGTTAATGGTACTTCTTTAGAAGGCAAAACGGTGAATGAAACAAGAGATTTAGTAAGAGGAAAAGAAGGCACAAAGATTGTCCTTGAAGTTCAACGTGGCTCAAAAATAATATCCCTTCAAGTTACCCGTGGTCCGGTATTAGCTTCTACTTATGGAAAAATCATCAATGATACGACTGCTTATCTTGAATTATTCCAATTTGGTGAAAGCACACACGTAGAATTAAAACCGTATTTAGATGAATTCGAAAAAAAGGGTGTCACCAAATTGATTGTTGATTTAAGAGATAATGGTGGGGGTTACTTAACAACCTTAAAGGATATTGCTTCTTATTTCTTATCGCCAAAAACAACCGTCATGGAACAAGTGTATTCTGATGGTAGTAGAGAAGTGATTCGTACCTCGGGAAAGCCTTATAAAAATTTCAAACAAATTGTTCTGTTGGTGAATGAAAATACAGCTTCAGCTTCAGAAGTGCTTACTTTAGCTCTTAAGGAACAAAGAAAAGATGTGACGGTGATTGGCACAAAAACCTATGGTAAAGGAACCGTTCAGGTGAGTCGAGCTTTCAGAGATGGATCAGCTATCAAATACACCACAAGTAAATGGGTTTCACCAAAAGGAGAATGGATTAATAAAAAAGGAATTGAACCGGATATTAAGACCGATGTACCGGAAGTTTTAAGAACGGCACAACCAAATCTGAAGGAAGGGGATGTTCTAAAGGTAGATAGTGTTTCACCGGTTACGAAGTATGCACAAGAAGCTTTGGCTTATTTGGGATATCAACCAGGAAGAAGGGATGGCTATTTCTCTGAACAAATGCGCAAAGCGATTCTGAAGTTTCAAGAGAAGGAAGGCTTAGAAACAACGGGTGCTATTAACCGTAAGACCTATAACGCTATTGTGTCTCGCATGGTTTATGTGTATAACACCGATAAATCCAAAGATAAAGCCTATCAAAAAGCCTTAGAGGTTTTACATGGATAA